In the Paenibacillus sp. FSL H7-0357 genome, one interval contains:
- a CDS encoding extracellular solute-binding protein: MQRKAITFAILTAMVGVGTVLSGCGEQKEVTSTASGNSQGQSSPFETKLKISMFNQGTFNAAAPIPPREEDIQRQMLEKAVNIDLEMMIPQSGQATTKLNTLIAGGDIPDLIFLKSRADLAQYYDQGVLADLTPYLDQFPELQKRFSNDSWEAMSYQGKTIGVPGYDNVNGISRSFFIRNDWLKKLNMEVPTTPDELFEVMKAFTEKDPDGNGKNDTYGFIGGMNKEGNLQTYGFDSLMWMFGVNPPSAIDVKDNKPVFLFTDPKMKEALTYINKMMEAKVVDPDWVTMNTPDLLDQKLFKGKVGFMIRDARRLEPDYQQKMKEISGEVPEWIVIPPMIGPYGDQIVERKSFQGNSWAISKKADKDKIIRILSMLNYLFTDKEAYPNFAYGIKGIHWDLVDGKIKNKTSELSKEMKDKYLWVDHYRMPRRGDDAEYFSFQNPKTAEAFKNNQKYVTATLPGNLLTEDPSDSLAADRQRYINESLVKFMTGKEPLSNWENFLNTLETKFDMQRYKESVIKQFKEAGLIK; this comes from the coding sequence ATGCAACGTAAAGCGATTACATTTGCTATTCTGACAGCAATGGTCGGTGTGGGAACGGTATTGTCAGGATGTGGGGAACAAAAAGAGGTTACATCGACTGCTTCGGGTAATTCACAAGGCCAGTCTAGTCCCTTTGAAACCAAATTGAAAATTTCGATGTTTAACCAAGGCACTTTCAACGCTGCTGCGCCGATTCCTCCCCGTGAAGAAGATATCCAACGCCAAATGTTGGAGAAAGCAGTGAATATCGACTTGGAAATGATGATTCCTCAATCAGGGCAAGCAACGACTAAATTAAATACGCTCATTGCCGGCGGAGATATTCCAGATTTGATCTTCTTGAAGAGCCGGGCTGATTTGGCGCAATATTATGACCAAGGCGTTCTTGCGGATTTGACACCGTATCTGGATCAATTTCCTGAATTACAGAAACGTTTTAGCAACGACTCCTGGGAGGCGATGTCCTATCAAGGAAAAACCATTGGAGTTCCAGGTTATGATAATGTAAACGGTATCAGTCGAAGCTTCTTCATCCGCAATGATTGGCTGAAAAAGCTGAATATGGAAGTGCCAACGACACCTGACGAGCTATTCGAAGTTATGAAAGCCTTTACAGAGAAAGACCCGGACGGTAACGGCAAAAACGATACGTACGGATTCATAGGCGGTATGAATAAAGAAGGCAATCTGCAAACCTACGGCTTCGATAGTTTGATGTGGATGTTTGGCGTCAATCCTCCCTCAGCCATTGATGTGAAAGACAATAAACCGGTGTTCCTGTTCACCGATCCAAAAATGAAAGAAGCGCTCACTTATATCAATAAAATGATGGAAGCCAAAGTTGTAGATCCAGACTGGGTGACGATGAATACTCCCGATTTGTTGGACCAAAAGTTATTTAAGGGTAAAGTTGGCTTCATGATAAGAGATGCCCGCAGGCTGGAACCAGATTATCAGCAGAAAATGAAAGAAATCAGTGGAGAGGTGCCGGAATGGATCGTTATTCCTCCAATGATAGGTCCTTATGGTGATCAAATTGTAGAGAGAAAATCGTTCCAAGGCAATTCATGGGCCATATCCAAGAAAGCGGATAAGGACAAAATCATTCGTATCTTGTCCATGCTGAATTATCTCTTTACGGACAAAGAAGCCTATCCGAATTTTGCATACGGAATTAAAGGGATTCATTGGGATTTGGTAGACGGCAAGATCAAAAATAAAACCTCCGAATTATCGAAGGAAATGAAAGATAAGTACCTATGGGTCGATCATTATAGAATGCCGCGTCGTGGTGATGATGCTGAGTACTTCAGCTTCCAGAATCCTAAGACGGCAGAAGCTTTTAAGAACAATCAGAAATACGTTACGGCTACTTTGCCCGGTAATTTATTGACTGAAGACCCGAGCGATTCATTGGCAGCTGACCGCCAACGTTACATTAATGAAAGCTTGGTCAAATTTATGACTGGCAAAGAACCTCTTTCCAACTGGGAGAATTTCCTCAATACACTGGAAACCAAGTTTGACATGCAGAGATATAAGGAGTCAGTAATCAAACAATTTAAAGAAGCAGGCTTAATCAAGTAA
- a CDS encoding sensor histidine kinase, translating into MRRRISLPLKLFFIVFAFVLSCIILISQLSYRYVQKEIRTTDIYYTNQILDKIDQYFTVNFSSFQTILFSVESSVKANIDNTDVIKKQLRELYELNSNYVSNIYLIKSDLSILGGSTPTRIFDEPLSEREPLFDAADKNRRITFVSDPYKSKYSGWTVTMVRYLNGAPFPMAIAVDLDLNSIEETLFKINKKEQMNLALITASGKIIAGFSENKGPLNIQDHTFSIGETSAEQLLDTTETSLQLHTKDGIPVSLLKKPTEKFNWTIISINDESRLKAALSRLETYYIGLLAAGFLLSLFISFFIAKYIRTPLYALKTKMKRVEQGSLTTTISINRNDEFGDLSRAFDRMLQQIVELIRGAELHNELERKLEIQVLQSQINPHFLYNTLGSISNVIRLGQIEKVDVVIESLISILEYGIADASEKVSLRQELQNVSDYIAIQNIRYNRNFHLIENIEAGLIDFPVFRMLLQPLVENSIFHGYNGGGIEGPITIHAYRESGNVIIEVVDKGEGIPTDKIKHILISEPGDVELKRKRIGLNNIHDRIRLHYGEQFGLQIISIPKEITRVRALFPAGLFKGDA; encoded by the coding sequence ATGCGAAGAAGAATCAGCTTGCCTTTAAAATTATTTTTTATCGTGTTTGCATTTGTATTAAGCTGCATAATCTTGATAAGCCAATTGTCTTATCGCTATGTCCAAAAGGAAATAAGAACCACTGACATTTATTACACTAACCAAATACTTGACAAGATAGACCAGTATTTCACAGTTAATTTTTCCTCCTTCCAGACGATCCTGTTCTCGGTCGAGTCATCGGTGAAAGCCAACATTGACAATACGGACGTGATTAAAAAGCAATTAAGAGAGCTGTATGAACTCAACAGTAATTACGTCAGTAATATTTATTTGATCAAAAGCGATTTATCCATCCTAGGCGGAAGTACACCTACCCGAATATTTGATGAACCTTTATCTGAAAGAGAACCATTGTTTGATGCAGCTGACAAGAACAGAAGGATTACATTTGTCAGTGATCCTTACAAATCTAAATATTCCGGCTGGACAGTTACGATGGTTCGATATCTGAACGGCGCTCCGTTTCCTATGGCCATTGCGGTAGATTTGGATCTAAATTCCATTGAAGAAACCTTGTTCAAGATTAATAAAAAAGAACAAATGAATTTGGCTCTAATCACCGCATCGGGAAAAATCATTGCCGGATTTTCGGAAAATAAAGGACCACTGAATATTCAAGATCATACTTTTTCAATCGGGGAAACGTCAGCGGAACAACTTCTGGATACTACAGAAACAAGCCTTCAACTGCATACCAAGGATGGTATTCCGGTCTCCCTTCTGAAAAAACCGACTGAGAAATTCAACTGGACCATCATCTCGATCAACGATGAATCACGCTTGAAAGCTGCTTTGTCCAGATTGGAAACCTATTATATCGGGCTTCTAGCTGCAGGTTTTCTCTTAAGCCTGTTCATTTCCTTTTTTATTGCCAAATATATAAGGACCCCACTCTATGCGCTAAAAACAAAAATGAAGCGGGTGGAGCAAGGCTCCCTCACAACTACAATATCAATTAACCGAAACGATGAGTTTGGAGATCTCTCCCGAGCATTCGATCGTATGCTGCAGCAAATTGTGGAACTGATTCGGGGAGCAGAGCTTCATAATGAACTTGAACGCAAGCTGGAAATTCAAGTGCTGCAGTCTCAAATAAACCCTCATTTTCTGTATAACACGCTTGGTTCTATCAGCAATGTCATACGACTCGGACAAATAGAGAAAGTAGATGTGGTGATCGAGTCTCTCATTTCAATATTGGAATATGGGATAGCCGACGCTTCGGAGAAGGTATCACTGCGTCAGGAATTGCAAAATGTATCGGACTATATCGCGATCCAGAACATCCGCTATAACAGAAACTTCCACTTAATCGAAAATATCGAAGCAGGGCTAATAGATTTTCCGGTTTTTCGAATGCTGCTGCAGCCCCTTGTGGAGAATAGTATCTTCCATGGTTATAACGGTGGGGGGATCGAAGGCCCTATTACTATTCATGCGTACAGGGAGAGCGGCAATGTCATCATAGAAGTAGTTGATAAGGGCGAGGGGATTCCAACTGATAAAATAAAGCATATTTTAATTTCAGAACCGGGGGATGTGGAATTGAAAAGGAAAAGAATCGGGTTAAACAATATTCATGACCGAATCAGACTTCACTACGGAGAACAGTTCGGGCTCCAAATCATAAGCATACCTAAGGAAATAACCCGGGTTCGCGCCTTATTCCCAGCAGGCTTATTTAAAGGAGATGCATGA
- a CDS encoding response regulator: MRDYTCFIVDDEDLIIQRLELFFHELSLRDRRFHLVGKANNGLKGLEEIVKLKPDIVISDIVMPRMDGISMIEQLKPKLPHTQFILLTAYSSFEYAQRAIQANVLEYIVKVPLRDADLDRALDKAAGILNEVKKKESEFQSLNVSVLENKYRVRKQFFNELIRGEIPSHRASDFANRMQFHFFQANYRCFIVEMNMYESFRNDYSASDQNILRYAITNIIEETVMNGGSGVAADLSDNRFIGFLSWENNRSDLETEYDCQTLGGQIVSHLHQYLNQRVSVAFGGQHRGWESIKQAYTEAQNVSDDFYYHTEKVVKTPMHRFHYHNDRKEEFQQKLADFLAGVKRKVSKEELEKAFADLNQFVTDHKIHKSIMAPMLRDLYRDIIVKFKSGNKLTTEVAEFPIEFLAFREQLAYIGDFTFEYVHAGQLLHRIEIMSAMRFIEKNLKQRLTLEAIAEEVNLAPSYFSSLFKKTMNEGVISYINRKKIQLALELLNVQDYSILELCEEVGIVNEGYFCKLFKEYTGDTPKQYRIKMTRYESK, from the coding sequence ATGAGAGACTACACCTGCTTCATTGTTGACGATGAAGATCTAATCATTCAGAGATTGGAATTGTTTTTTCACGAGCTCTCCCTTAGGGATAGGCGATTTCATTTAGTGGGAAAAGCGAATAATGGGCTGAAGGGGCTAGAGGAGATCGTAAAGCTTAAGCCGGATATCGTGATATCTGATATCGTCATGCCGCGAATGGATGGGATTTCCATGATTGAGCAGCTAAAGCCAAAGCTTCCCCATACCCAATTCATTCTTTTGACCGCTTATTCATCTTTTGAATACGCCCAGAGAGCTATTCAAGCCAACGTATTGGAGTACATTGTTAAGGTTCCGCTTAGGGACGCGGATTTGGATCGAGCTTTAGATAAGGCAGCCGGGATTTTAAATGAGGTAAAGAAAAAAGAATCGGAATTTCAATCGTTAAACGTATCCGTGCTTGAAAATAAATATAGAGTCCGCAAGCAATTTTTTAACGAGCTTATCAGGGGCGAAATTCCTTCTCATCGGGCATCGGATTTTGCCAATCGCATGCAGTTCCATTTCTTTCAAGCCAACTATCGCTGCTTCATTGTCGAAATGAATATGTATGAAAGTTTCCGAAACGATTATTCAGCGTCTGATCAGAACATATTGAGGTATGCGATTACAAATATAATCGAAGAAACGGTGATGAATGGTGGCAGTGGTGTAGCTGCGGATCTATCCGATAATCGTTTTATTGGCTTTCTTTCCTGGGAAAATAATCGCAGTGATCTGGAAACGGAATATGATTGCCAGACATTGGGGGGGCAGATCGTCTCTCATTTGCATCAATATTTGAATCAAAGGGTATCCGTCGCTTTTGGAGGTCAGCACCGAGGCTGGGAATCCATCAAACAAGCTTACACGGAAGCACAAAATGTGAGTGATGATTTCTATTATCATACAGAGAAAGTAGTAAAAACACCCATGCATCGGTTCCATTACCATAATGACAGAAAAGAAGAATTTCAGCAGAAACTGGCTGATTTTCTTGCTGGGGTGAAAAGAAAGGTTTCCAAGGAAGAGCTGGAGAAAGCATTTGCTGATCTGAACCAATTTGTTACGGACCATAAAATCCATAAGTCCATCATGGCGCCTATGCTAAGAGACTTGTACAGAGACATTATTGTGAAATTTAAATCGGGGAACAAGTTGACGACGGAAGTAGCAGAGTTTCCCATAGAATTTTTAGCTTTTCGGGAGCAGCTTGCCTATATTGGCGACTTTACCTTCGAATATGTACATGCTGGCCAACTTTTACATCGTATAGAAATCATGAGTGCTATGCGGTTTATAGAGAAAAATCTGAAACAGCGATTAACGCTCGAGGCGATTGCCGAGGAAGTGAATTTAGCTCCATCGTATTTTAGCAGCTTATTCAAAAAAACAATGAACGAGGGCGTTATCAGCTACATCAATCGTAAAAAAATCCAATTAGCTCTCGAGCTGTTAAATGTTCAGGATTATTCTATTTTGGAATTGTGCGAGGAAGTAGGAATTGTGAATGAAGGTTATTTTTGCAAATTATTTAAAGAATATACGGGTGATACTCCTAAGCAATATCGGATAAAAATGACACGGTATGAATCCAAATAA